Proteins found in one Amycolatopsis umgeniensis genomic segment:
- a CDS encoding P-loop NTPase fold protein, with translation MNAQEFGDDVVPLQTVDGVSYAVALTEQPWDLPVDALAISVGALYGGVGDAMKEKFPRAAWRKVDLSSITTAEPVVLDLSAHTGGRRLRLAVLATPHDKYNDPTPDAITTATTAAIITAASAGVSAIALPLFATGRLGLQASISARAVIRGALAAKSSLREVILFSDYASNIDAIRKQWATDVSGSEALSEPDSIVPEPSPVPLVPVFSDHELAGGVARDLVDPNESIPLTEDHLGVTPYVSMLATVIAAKDTPLPLSIGVFGEWGAGKSFFMGMLRGQVKALEGNPGHCAKIAQVGFNAWHYADANLWASLGDEIFRQLAEPARRPGEPDAEHQARLREGARLREQLAAELEQRKQLTAVTERAQAEAAVLKRRIGEAEHERKVRIGDLLSALRRSRAFQEEYDGLWSKLGVGDLADQGRLLADEMRGAQGETEALSRIARYRHGKAALATAAVVLVAGVALTALMPDVKAWLAGVGAVFVPLATTGLAMVGLARAGLRRLRVLAEDLRGGLVEGAQQELLALRKAEADEQIAEQQLAEVVTRIGELGRQLTELTPGRRLYAFLAERSRGEDYRGNLGLISTIRKDFEKLVALMSAPVADGEEGTRPLDRIVLYIDDLDRCSPQQVVDVLQAVHLLLAFDLFVVVVGVDPRWLLRSLSTHYDRLIEADAVVRADGWHVTPEDYLEKILNIPLVLPRMPAGSLQRLLWSMAETPAVAETGEQRPTARAHDEETSVVTPSGVAAPHIPVEPGSQMAVQLDPDRPAEVPRPLTDPEIALLSKLDRLIDTPRDAKRLINLYRMLRTTRDLSDASTFLGGEYEAVAVLLGTCTAHGRLLGRFADALLRAAPETPWGDFVGRLRPVERDDHWMSEAVGRVPADEAVQWEHLHASLDELTAAVTLPDVRAFQTWVPRVRRFSYVLSPGTR, from the coding sequence ATGAACGCACAGGAGTTCGGCGACGACGTGGTTCCGCTCCAGACTGTCGACGGGGTCTCCTACGCCGTCGCGCTGACCGAACAACCGTGGGACCTCCCGGTCGACGCGCTGGCGATCTCCGTCGGCGCTCTCTACGGCGGCGTCGGCGACGCGATGAAGGAGAAGTTCCCCCGCGCCGCCTGGCGCAAGGTCGACCTCTCATCGATCACCACCGCCGAGCCCGTTGTGCTGGACCTGAGCGCGCACACGGGCGGTCGGCGGCTGCGCCTCGCCGTCCTCGCCACGCCCCACGACAAGTACAACGACCCGACCCCGGACGCGATCACGACGGCGACGACCGCGGCCATCATCACGGCCGCGAGCGCCGGAGTGTCCGCCATCGCACTCCCGCTGTTCGCCACCGGACGTCTCGGACTGCAGGCGTCCATCTCCGCCCGAGCGGTCATTCGGGGCGCGCTGGCCGCGAAGTCCAGCCTCCGCGAAGTCATCTTGTTCTCCGACTACGCCAGCAATATCGACGCGATCCGTAAGCAATGGGCCACCGACGTATCGGGCTCTGAGGCCTTGTCCGAACCGGATTCCATCGTGCCCGAGCCGTCCCCGGTCCCGCTGGTGCCGGTGTTCTCCGACCACGAGCTCGCCGGCGGTGTCGCCCGTGACCTGGTCGACCCGAACGAGAGCATCCCGCTGACCGAGGACCACCTTGGCGTCACCCCGTACGTCTCCATGTTGGCCACGGTCATCGCCGCCAAGGACACGCCACTGCCGCTGTCGATCGGCGTCTTCGGTGAGTGGGGCGCCGGCAAGAGTTTCTTCATGGGCATGCTGCGCGGCCAGGTCAAAGCTCTGGAAGGCAACCCCGGCCACTGCGCGAAGATCGCCCAGGTCGGCTTCAACGCCTGGCATTACGCCGACGCCAACCTCTGGGCCAGCCTCGGCGACGAGATTTTCCGGCAGCTCGCCGAACCCGCTCGGCGCCCCGGCGAACCGGACGCCGAGCACCAGGCTCGGCTTCGGGAAGGAGCCCGGCTGCGCGAGCAACTGGCCGCCGAACTGGAACAGCGCAAGCAGCTCACCGCGGTGACCGAACGCGCCCAGGCCGAGGCCGCCGTGCTGAAACGCCGGATCGGTGAAGCCGAACACGAGCGCAAGGTACGGATCGGCGACCTGCTGAGCGCGCTGCGGAGGTCACGTGCCTTTCAAGAGGAGTACGACGGGCTGTGGAGCAAACTCGGTGTTGGCGACCTGGCCGATCAGGGACGGCTGCTGGCCGACGAGATGCGCGGCGCGCAGGGCGAAACCGAGGCGCTGAGCCGGATCGCGCGTTACCGGCACGGCAAGGCCGCACTGGCCACCGCCGCCGTCGTGCTGGTGGCCGGCGTGGCACTCACAGCCCTCATGCCCGATGTGAAGGCGTGGCTGGCCGGCGTCGGCGCCGTGTTCGTCCCTCTGGCCACGACCGGGCTGGCGATGGTGGGTCTCGCGCGCGCCGGCCTGCGCCGCCTGCGGGTGCTCGCCGAGGACCTGCGCGGGGGGTTGGTCGAAGGCGCCCAGCAGGAGCTGCTCGCGTTGCGTAAGGCTGAAGCCGACGAGCAGATCGCCGAACAGCAGCTTGCTGAGGTCGTCACCCGGATCGGGGAGCTGGGCCGGCAGCTCACGGAGCTGACCCCGGGCCGGCGGCTCTACGCCTTCCTCGCCGAACGGTCGCGCGGTGAGGACTACCGGGGCAACCTCGGCCTGATCTCCACCATCCGCAAGGACTTCGAAAAGCTCGTCGCGTTGATGAGCGCGCCCGTGGCCGACGGCGAGGAGGGCACCCGCCCGCTGGACCGGATCGTGCTCTACATCGACGACCTCGACCGGTGCAGCCCGCAACAGGTCGTCGACGTCCTGCAGGCCGTGCACCTGCTGCTCGCGTTCGACTTGTTCGTGGTGGTCGTCGGGGTCGACCCGCGGTGGCTGCTGCGGTCGCTGAGCACGCACTACGACCGGTTGATCGAAGCCGACGCCGTCGTGCGCGCGGACGGCTGGCATGTGACGCCCGAGGACTACCTGGAGAAGATCCTCAACATTCCGCTTGTGCTGCCGCGGATGCCGGCGGGCAGCCTTCAACGGCTGCTGTGGTCGATGGCCGAAACCCCGGCCGTCGCCGAGACAGGTGAGCAGCGGCCGACCGCGCGGGCGCACGACGAGGAGACCAGCGTCGTGACCCCATCGGGTGTTGCGGCGCCGCACATCCCGGTCGAGCCCGGCTCACAGATGGCCGTGCAACTGGACCCGGATCGCCCGGCCGAGGTCCCGCGGCCGCTGACCGATCCGGAGATCGCCTTGCTGTCGAAGCTGGACAGGCTGATCGACACACCCCGGGACGCGAAGCGCCTGATCAACCTGTACCGCATGCTCCGGACCACCCGTGATTTGTCCGACGCCTCGACGTTCCTCGGCGGCGAGTACGAGGCGGTGGCCGTGCTGCTGGGAACGTGCACCGCACACGGCCGCCTGCTCGGCCGCTTCGCCGACGCGCTGCTGCGGGCGGCGCCGGAGACACCATGGGGGGACTTCGTCGGGCGACTGCGGCCAGTGGAGCGAGACGATCACTGGATGAGCGAGGCCGTGGG
- a CDS encoding ATP-binding protein produces MADVEGFGERRRTEPHQRAVRDGLYEVMKAAFTAAKTVWQDCYREDRGDAVFLLVPGEVDKAAFIEAILPMVVTRLRVHNDTHPEAQRIRLRIALHAGEVGYDEHGVTSSSLTLAFRLCDAPPLKAALASSPGLLAVIASDWLFDDVVRHTPGAAPASWRPVPVEVKEIATTGWITLPDHPYPAGGLDPAPPDTRTEHAGRPRSGRVVPRQLPGSVRDFTGRADHLAALDALIPPDPGQHDGRPQSVVITAVDGAGGMGKTTLALHWAHRIQHRFPDGTLHINLRGYGPGVPVTAGEALSGLLRALGVAARAIPADVDAQAALLRSLLSGKRALLLLDNAHSAEQIRPLLPGTAGCMAVVTSRDSLTGLVVTDAAHRLTLDLLSEAEALDLVSGILGADRAAAEPDAVGELVQFCGRLPLALRVAASRAAAHPHLTVADVVTELADDRTRLDVLSEFGDERAAVRAVFDWSYGRLPSAQARLFRRLGLHPGPDLSLAAAAALAELPPAETRPLLAALANAHLIEPAAGGRYRFHDLLRAYAADQARGHDTDEDRYRALESMLTFYVHTVGTADRFFYRLFPQMLMAVAEPAHPHPIGDIDEAWVWVTAERANILAVLQYVDKHQLDHYIIPLARACRFLGSTGNPSEQIYAYGAGIAALSRAGNHTQESILLLGRGELSCVLGQWTEAREDLDRATTLAQEMENIEIQAYCLNAQGLLLIQQGRFEQAAQWLNRALPLSRGLDAGRLEAVLEGNLCIAHLGLGNSQLALEHAEHGLRLRRQARDPGEALALLHLARARRQLGDPEAAIKLCRESMALGYKGRLDRHDAVAEPLDVLATCLHQIGRTSEAITYWQKAAIIYDESGYLSKAAEVRQRLTDAQTPP; encoded by the coding sequence ATGGCCGACGTCGAAGGGTTCGGTGAGCGGCGTCGGACGGAACCACATCAGCGGGCGGTGCGCGATGGACTCTACGAAGTCATGAAGGCCGCGTTCACCGCGGCGAAGACGGTATGGCAGGACTGTTACCGGGAGGATCGCGGAGACGCCGTGTTCTTGCTCGTGCCGGGCGAAGTGGACAAGGCGGCGTTCATCGAGGCGATCCTGCCGATGGTGGTGACACGGCTGCGGGTGCACAACGACACACACCCGGAGGCACAGCGGATCCGGTTGCGGATCGCTTTGCACGCCGGGGAAGTCGGTTACGACGAGCACGGGGTTACGTCGTCATCGCTGACGCTGGCGTTCCGGTTGTGTGACGCACCCCCGCTGAAGGCCGCACTCGCCTCCTCTCCTGGGCTGCTGGCGGTGATCGCGTCGGACTGGTTGTTCGACGACGTCGTCCGCCACACTCCCGGTGCGGCGCCCGCGAGTTGGCGCCCGGTACCGGTCGAGGTCAAGGAGATCGCCACGACTGGCTGGATCACCTTGCCAGACCACCCCTACCCGGCGGGCGGCCTGGATCCGGCTCCACCGGACACCCGGACAGAGCACGCCGGGCGCCCCCGATCGGGAAGGGTGGTGCCCCGGCAGCTTCCGGGTTCTGTGCGGGATTTCACTGGGCGGGCCGACCACCTGGCCGCGCTCGACGCGCTGATCCCGCCTGACCCTGGCCAGCATGATGGGCGACCTCAGTCGGTGGTGATCACGGCGGTCGACGGTGCCGGCGGGATGGGCAAGACCACCCTCGCTTTGCATTGGGCCCATCGGATACAACACCGGTTCCCCGACGGCACTTTGCACATCAACCTGCGCGGATATGGGCCAGGCGTTCCCGTGACCGCGGGTGAGGCCCTCAGCGGTCTTCTGCGGGCCTTGGGTGTCGCGGCCCGCGCGATCCCCGCGGATGTCGACGCCCAGGCAGCACTGCTGAGGTCTCTGCTCTCGGGGAAACGCGCGCTGCTCCTGTTGGACAACGCTCACAGCGCCGAGCAGATCCGGCCCCTCCTGCCCGGGACCGCCGGGTGCATGGCGGTGGTCACGAGTCGTGACAGCCTGACCGGCCTCGTCGTCACCGACGCCGCTCACCGCCTCACCCTGGACCTGCTCAGCGAAGCCGAAGCGCTCGACTTGGTGTCCGGCATCCTGGGCGCCGATCGGGCGGCTGCCGAACCGGACGCCGTCGGTGAGTTGGTCCAGTTCTGCGGGCGGTTACCACTGGCGCTGCGGGTAGCGGCGAGTCGCGCCGCCGCTCACCCGCATCTGACGGTCGCCGACGTCGTCACCGAACTGGCAGATGACCGCACCCGGCTCGATGTCCTCAGCGAGTTCGGCGATGAGCGCGCCGCCGTCCGCGCGGTGTTCGACTGGTCCTACGGGCGGCTTCCGTCCGCGCAGGCACGGCTGTTCCGCCGTCTCGGCCTGCACCCAGGCCCAGACTTGTCCCTCGCGGCGGCGGCCGCGCTCGCCGAACTACCGCCCGCTGAGACCCGCCCTCTGCTGGCCGCATTGGCCAATGCCCACTTGATCGAGCCGGCCGCCGGTGGCCGGTACCGATTCCACGATCTGCTGCGCGCCTACGCCGCCGACCAAGCTCGTGGTCACGACACCGACGAAGATCGATACCGGGCACTGGAATCCATGCTGACCTTCTATGTCCACACTGTCGGCACCGCCGACCGCTTCTTCTATCGCTTGTTCCCTCAGATGCTGATGGCCGTGGCCGAACCTGCCCATCCGCACCCCATTGGCGATATCGACGAGGCCTGGGTATGGGTCACCGCAGAACGCGCCAACATCCTGGCCGTGCTTCAGTACGTTGACAAACACCAGCTAGACCACTACATCATTCCCCTTGCCCGCGCTTGCCGGTTTCTCGGCTCCACAGGCAACCCGTCCGAGCAGATTTACGCCTACGGGGCCGGGATCGCCGCGTTGAGCCGCGCCGGAAACCACACACAGGAATCGATTCTTCTTCTCGGCCGCGGTGAGTTGTCCTGTGTTTTGGGACAGTGGACGGAGGCGCGAGAAGATCTCGACCGTGCGACAACGCTGGCTCAAGAAATGGAAAATATCGAAATACAGGCGTACTGCCTCAATGCGCAAGGTCTGCTGTTGATTCAACAAGGGCGGTTCGAGCAGGCCGCGCAGTGGCTGAATCGAGCCTTACCGCTGAGCCGGGGTCTCGACGCCGGACGCCTGGAAGCGGTACTGGAAGGCAATCTCTGTATCGCACATCTCGGACTCGGCAACAGTCAGCTCGCCCTTGAACACGCCGAACACGGTTTGCGCCTGCGCCGCCAAGCACGAGACCCTGGCGAAGCCTTGGCGCTGTTGCATCTGGCACGTGCCCGGCGCCAGCTGGGCGATCCCGAGGCTGCGATCAAGCTATGTCGCGAGTCGATGGCCCTCGGCTACAAGGGACGGCTCGACCGCCACGACGCCGTCGCCGAGCCGCTCGACGTCCTGGCAACCTGTCTGCATCAGATCGGCCGCACCAGCGAAGCAATCACCTACTGGCAGAAAGCCGCCATCATCTACGATGAGTCCGGCTATCTTTCCAAAGCCGCCGAAGTCCGCCAACGCCTCACCGACGCTCAAACCCCGCCCTGA
- a CDS encoding CHAT domain-containing protein, whose amino-acid sequence MPILDGRGEWRIIEDLDVQGVVNLLTGELDYASCEAGCRLNARVGLVFLDGDTGRVYVAHGDSGDPTAGLPADAAANVKVVADAEELRRVVGELIDRRLRVFLPVLTGGPEGFGDTGFLEENWRLFTAPVMAAVGVALTGRVPSMRFVVQGPGRGHFEDFVASRQSGIWAAMLIDWTNGAGVGSFEEDLAEYVDRTACVGDPLRFAAGLEELPGPASAVLGSMDVYRREALRASLYARVGRPDPLADRWACIWLARELTMRLAGGCGVSDVPALAVSAERLRATVPPDSARFAGAFLLGDALMADRDGVTPALDIESFVKCLKDAFHDAGFDEQFASIFSGMRVPDLRVEQAADRAIEVMRADRPDTADSLAIAKSMAASLIEAGRADDLKRVVEAMRAAVPDTEVAGVSLWYYRQLFDMRMPTRLLEEAGETPGPQEESLTLLRQVQMLQLRTMALRALGRKVEALELLDSAPREVLDEPGGKQTLGIVRARLERELGSPVAALARLEALLAEVGNPQPPLHESLMATLLRFGRYREAAGHGRAAHTGALRDRMTWPVGRYAAQTMWCQALNGRDPDDDLIGDALGDGQLADSERDMFAATALLTPGIAESDPALREFLDRVRADLEHVLDQALAERDVSTASRALHVAALYDQVYRPDEALDSWQRLASVMAEMCDHTTTEGHLFAAAHLIAADQLLAARHLLKQELGNPALLLGHDSNMRTAALAGTHTAREVDLVTSAMFAEPAATPADLRLAGELRRGIAGRNARRSDGEPAWCRHGLDDDVVAEIAPSQGRVGVLEWVTDGISTRALFTVVDAAGAVASAVVPLPDVDLARLASRIRSRLSTWRPGREGDPFGVAEWQTCRAWLERLLDGRLTHDDHLVVVPFSGWRQLPWHTAAFDRVTCSYEPGWVALLSTVAGERLQERFSEGVVAVPRVGDSAEITDAMARYVAGCGDGVRALEGVAADRDAVTGLMTEVDLATLLTHGYTSASETEVALMLAADGALPLAHSVAASSARGRVHRFGWREYAELTKAPRVILSAACGTGGGHIVGLGEHLGLYNVLSPVGLQAYVAPQWDIMASDVLPILGDIRARLLAREAGLGECVRQAVRHAIDQGSPAWSAHALILEGDWR is encoded by the coding sequence GTGCCGATACTCGACGGGCGGGGTGAGTGGCGCATCATCGAAGATCTCGACGTGCAGGGCGTCGTCAACTTGTTGACCGGCGAGCTCGACTATGCATCGTGTGAGGCGGGCTGCCGCTTGAATGCTCGAGTCGGCTTGGTGTTCTTGGATGGGGACACGGGCCGCGTTTACGTTGCCCACGGTGATTCCGGCGACCCCACTGCCGGTCTACCAGCCGATGCGGCAGCCAACGTCAAGGTCGTCGCGGATGCCGAGGAGCTGCGGCGGGTGGTCGGCGAGCTGATCGACCGGCGACTGAGAGTTTTTCTCCCGGTGCTGACCGGTGGTCCCGAGGGGTTCGGTGACACAGGCTTCTTAGAAGAGAACTGGCGCTTGTTCACCGCGCCGGTGATGGCCGCGGTGGGGGTGGCACTGACCGGTCGGGTGCCGTCGATGAGGTTCGTCGTACAGGGTCCCGGCCGGGGACACTTCGAAGACTTCGTCGCGTCGCGGCAGTCCGGTATCTGGGCCGCGATGCTCATTGACTGGACGAACGGCGCGGGGGTCGGGTCGTTCGAGGAGGATCTGGCCGAGTATGTGGATCGCACGGCCTGTGTGGGGGATCCGCTCCGGTTCGCCGCAGGTCTGGAAGAACTTCCGGGTCCGGCAAGCGCGGTGCTCGGAAGTATGGACGTGTACCGCCGGGAGGCGTTGCGCGCCAGCCTCTATGCACGGGTTGGCCGGCCGGATCCGCTGGCGGACCGATGGGCGTGTATCTGGTTGGCGCGGGAGTTGACTATGCGACTCGCTGGTGGCTGCGGTGTGTCCGACGTGCCCGCGCTGGCGGTTTCGGCGGAGAGGCTCCGCGCCACGGTGCCCCCCGACAGCGCACGCTTCGCCGGTGCGTTTCTGCTCGGCGACGCGCTGATGGCCGACAGGGATGGCGTGACCCCGGCCCTCGACATCGAATCGTTCGTTAAGTGTCTGAAAGATGCGTTCCATGACGCTGGTTTCGACGAGCAGTTCGCGTCGATCTTCAGCGGTATGAGGGTTCCCGACCTTCGGGTCGAGCAGGCCGCGGACCGGGCCATCGAGGTGATGCGGGCCGATCGTCCGGACACGGCCGACTCTCTTGCCATTGCGAAGTCGATGGCAGCATCGCTGATCGAAGCGGGTCGTGCCGACGATCTCAAAAGAGTTGTGGAGGCAATGCGTGCCGCCGTGCCGGACACGGAGGTGGCGGGTGTGTCGCTGTGGTACTACCGCCAGCTGTTCGACATGCGCATGCCGACGCGCCTGCTTGAAGAGGCCGGCGAAACGCCGGGGCCGCAAGAAGAAAGTCTTACGCTCCTCCGCCAGGTTCAGATGCTCCAGCTGCGCACAATGGCCCTGCGGGCACTCGGGCGGAAGGTCGAGGCACTGGAGTTGCTGGATTCGGCGCCGCGGGAGGTGCTGGACGAGCCCGGAGGCAAGCAGACGCTGGGGATCGTACGTGCGCGGCTGGAGCGTGAGCTCGGTTCGCCCGTGGCGGCGCTGGCGCGGCTGGAGGCACTGCTCGCGGAGGTTGGCAACCCTCAACCGCCTCTGCATGAGTCGCTGATGGCGACGTTGCTGCGGTTCGGCAGGTACAGGGAGGCCGCCGGCCATGGACGCGCGGCTCACACAGGTGCGTTACGGGACAGGATGACATGGCCGGTCGGGAGGTACGCGGCGCAGACGATGTGGTGCCAGGCACTGAACGGTCGTGATCCCGACGATGACCTGATCGGCGACGCGCTCGGCGATGGCCAGTTGGCGGATTCCGAACGGGACATGTTCGCGGCGACCGCGCTCCTCACACCAGGCATAGCCGAGTCCGACCCTGCCCTCCGTGAGTTTCTCGACCGCGTCCGAGCCGACTTGGAGCATGTGCTCGACCAGGCACTGGCTGAGCGAGACGTTTCCACGGCGAGCCGCGCGCTGCACGTGGCAGCGTTGTACGACCAGGTGTACCGGCCGGACGAAGCCCTGGACTCCTGGCAACGCCTGGCGTCCGTGATGGCGGAAATGTGCGATCACACGACTACGGAAGGCCATCTCTTCGCCGCGGCGCACCTCATCGCAGCCGACCAACTGCTCGCGGCAAGACATCTGCTGAAACAAGAACTGGGCAACCCTGCGCTGCTGCTCGGCCACGACAGCAACATGCGCACCGCCGCGCTGGCTGGCACGCACACTGCCCGGGAGGTCGATCTGGTCACCAGTGCGATGTTCGCCGAACCTGCTGCCACTCCGGCGGACCTGCGGCTTGCCGGTGAACTTCGCCGGGGGATCGCCGGCCGGAATGCTCGACGCTCGGATGGGGAACCGGCGTGGTGCCGGCACGGACTCGACGACGATGTGGTGGCCGAGATCGCGCCGAGCCAAGGCCGGGTCGGGGTGCTTGAATGGGTGACCGACGGTATCAGTACACGTGCGCTGTTCACCGTGGTCGACGCCGCCGGGGCCGTCGCTAGCGCGGTCGTTCCGCTGCCGGACGTCGACCTCGCTCGACTGGCGTCGCGGATACGGTCGCGGTTGTCGACGTGGAGGCCAGGGCGGGAAGGCGACCCGTTCGGCGTCGCCGAGTGGCAGACCTGCAGGGCGTGGCTGGAGCGGCTGCTCGACGGTCGACTCACCCACGATGACCATCTGGTGGTCGTCCCGTTCTCCGGCTGGCGGCAACTGCCCTGGCATACCGCCGCGTTCGACCGCGTGACCTGCTCCTACGAGCCGGGATGGGTGGCATTGTTGTCCACTGTGGCCGGTGAGCGGTTGCAGGAACGTTTCAGCGAGGGTGTGGTCGCGGTGCCGCGTGTCGGCGACTCAGCAGAGATCACCGACGCGATGGCCCGGTACGTGGCCGGTTGCGGTGACGGCGTGCGCGCGCTGGAAGGCGTCGCGGCAGATCGTGATGCGGTGACAGGCCTGATGACCGAGGTCGATCTCGCGACCCTGCTCACCCACGGGTACACCAGCGCGTCGGAGACCGAGGTAGCGCTGATGCTCGCAGCAGATGGCGCGCTACCGCTCGCGCACTCGGTCGCCGCGTCCAGCGCGCGTGGCCGGGTGCATCGGTTCGGATGGCGGGAGTACGCCGAACTGACCAAAGCGCCCCGGGTGATCCTGTCCGCGGCCTGCGGCACAGGAGGTGGCCACATCGTCGGCCTCGGCGAGCATCTGGGTCTCTATAACGTCCTGAGCCCGGTCGGCCTGCAAGCCTACGTCGCGCCGCAATGGGACATCATGGCCTCCGATGTCCTCCCGATCCTCGGTGACATCCGCGCGCGCCTGTTGGCCCGGGAGGCCGGGCTGGGCGAGTGTGTCCGGCAGGCTGTGCGGCACGCGATCGACCAAGGCAGCCCGGCATGGTCTGCCCACGCCCTCATCCTCGAAGGAGACTGGCGATGA